The Sphingosinicellaceae bacterium genome includes the window GCGACGTCGAGGCCGGCCGGCACGCTCCGGTCGATCACCGTCAACATGCCGATCGAGCTGAACCTCTGCGCCTCGACTTCGTCATGGACGATGACGATGCGGGTCAGGGCAGGGTAGAGATCCAGCATGGACGACGACAACTCGTGCGACACCTCGAACGAAGGCGTCGTCAGGACGCTGATGCGGCGACCGTGCAGCGCAATCGGACCCCAGATCCGCGGATCGGCGAAATCGCCGAACCCGACCTTGTAGCCGTCCGCGACCGCCCGACGCAGACGCCGCTCGTCACGCTCGATCGCCGCGTAGCCGATGCCGAAGGCTTGCAGAGCGTCGGCCAGCGTCCGCCCGGCGCTGCCCATGCCCGCTATGAACACCGGCTCGATCTCCGCGTGGGGCACAAGCTCGGGGTCGGCCGGCACCGGTCGTCGTAGACGCATGCGACCGGCGAGGTTGCGTCCGACTTCGGCGAGCGTCGGCGTCACGGCCAGGCTGATAGCCACCGAGGCGATCAGCACCGCGCTCGCGCGTTCGCCGACCAGTTGCCGGATCGGCGATAGGCTCAGGATGACGAACGCGAATTCGGATCCCTGGGCGAGGAGGAAGCTCAGCTGGGTCGAGCCGGGAGCCGACCACCGGAAGGAGAAGCTCGCGACGGCGTTCGCTGCGATCTTCGCAGCGATGAGGACTGCCGTCACGCCGAGCAAGGCCGGCCAGACCCGCAGCAATGCGGCGACGTCGATCGACAACCCGACGGCGATGAAGAAGAAGCTCAGGAACAGGCCTCTGAAGGGCTTGATCTCCGATTGCACGACCGCACGGTAGGGGGTCTCGGCGATGATCATCCCGCCGAGAAATGCGCCCAGGGTCAACGAAAGGCCGACGGAGCCGGTCGCCCAGCCGGCGGCAAGCGCGACGAGCAGCGCTATGCCCGTGAACACCTCTTCGTTCCGGCTCCGTGCGATCATCGCGAAGGCCGGCCTGACCACGAACCGGCCAAGCAGCAGCGCCACTCCGAAGGCCGCGGCCGCCTTGGCCAGGGCGACAATTAGGGCGGGAAGCAGGGGCGTATGCGTTTCGAGAGCACCGGCGACGATCAACAGGAAGATCGCTGCGACGTCCTGGAAGATCAGGATCGCGGTTGCGGTCAGGCCAACAGGGCAGTTCTGCTGATGCCGCTCGGCAATCAGGCGCGCGACCACCGCCGTCGAGGAGAGCGCAAGCGTAGCGCCGATGATCAGTGCGGCCGCAAGCGGAAACCCCGCGAGCAAGGCCAATCCGCAGAACACCACCGTTCCAGCGAGCACCTGCACCGGACCAAGTCCGAAGATGTCGGAAGCGTGAGACCGGATGTGCGTAAACGAGAAGTCGAGCCCGATGTCGAACAGCAGGAACACGACGCCGAGCGCCGCGAGGATCGCGATCGTTCCGCCGTCCAGTACCATGTTTAGGCCGGCCAAACGCAGCCCCAGCCCGAGCATCAGGTATCCAACGATCGGACTCAGGCCCATCGCGCGGGACCCCAGTGCCGCGGTGATCCCGAGCATGAGCAGCAGGATGACCGGGACTAGCGCGGCCAGGAGTTGAACGTCGCCCATGCGATGTCCTTGCCGGGGTTATGGTGACGGTAGCGCCACTGATGTCCCTGGTGCCTTTGGTCGCTCAGCATCCAAGATCGACGACATGCCTAGGTCCGTCGGCGCCGACGCATCTCTCTGAGCGACGTGCCCAGATGCCACCAGCAAGCAGAGAGCAGAACGACATCCTTGAGCAGGAATGCTCCCGGAAGCGCCGAAAGCGCGGGCGTACCCTCATAGCCGGACTGGATAACGCCCGGCGTCGTGAACATGCATGACAACGTCAGGAGGAACGACCAGACGCCCATGGCACTGCCGACCACGGACAAGCGGGGATCTAGGAGCCGGCCTGCGATCAGCAGCCCGGTCGCGATCTCGAAGACGCCGAGGAAGATCGCGCCCCCCGCCACCCCGAAGAGCGCATAGAGCCACGAGATCAGGGGATTGTTCGAGATCAACCCGACTAGGCCCTGCTGCTCGAAGCTGAAGAACTTCAAGCCGCCGAACCACAGGAAGACGATGGCCAGGGCCATCGTGATGGCCCAACCTCCGGATCGCTCGACGTCGGGGCCACCGCCGAGGGTCCGATCGTGTGGACCGGTCTCGTCGGGACGGGATGCGTCCATGCTCGCCATCAATCGTTTCCCTCAGGACGTTTCCGCCGTCTGTGGGAGCCTAACAGAGACGGCGAGAGGCGGTGCGCTTCCGGGACAGCGCAACACACGTCACCGCGTTTTGCAGCAGCAAAGCCATGGATTCGCAGGAAAAGCCGTGCCCGCGGTTCCATATCGCAGCACAGGCGAGTCAGGGACCGGAGGCCGCCTCTCGCCCGTTCGTCCGGAGGCAGGATCACGCCGAATGCCTGCGGAGCAAACGTCCGTGCCGCTTGGCCCGGAACGGGGGCCGGTCCGCGCCCTTCGACGCGTGCGAGACCTGCCACAGGCAAAGCTCCCGCAAACTGAAAAGCGGGGGCGCGACTAGTCCAGGGCGAGGCGTACGGACATGCGGACGGAGCCCCGCAGGTCGAGGTGGATCGTCGGTCCCGTATCCAGCACGCGGAGGTTTACCGTCCCGCAGGTCGGGCAACGGAGCACGAGACCGGTGTCCCTCCCGTACAACGCGAGCGTCGCAATCGCCCCCTCCCGACCGCACCCCCCGCACACGACGACCGCGCCGCTGACGTCCGAGGTGAACAACCTGCTCAGCGGGCCGGCGGCAGCGTTCCCATCCAGCGGGTGTACTTCGTCAGTCATCCGACAGCTCCCGTAGGTCCGAAACGCTCGGTTCGTATCCTCTCCCCGGGATACCCGAGAGCCACGAGGTCGGCCGCGACCTGCTCGACGAACGGGGTCGGACCGCAGACGAACGCGAGCGGCTCGTCGGTCGGGGGAAAGCCGACGCGCTCGAGCATCGCCCGGTCGATCCGTCCGAGCGCACCGCTCCAGACCGTCGGCCGCTCGCGTGTCAACGTGTAGAGGATTCCGGGTCCCCCGGTGGCGGTCGCCATCCGGTCGAGCTCATCACGGTAGATGATGCTTGCCTCGTCACGAGACGAATAGAGCAAGCGGGCAGCCGGCGGATCCGGTGCCTGGGCTCGTGCACGCAGTATCGACATCAAAGGGGCGACGCCCGAGCCTCCGGCGATCAGAAGCAGCGGATTCCCGGCCTCCGGGTTCCAGACGAAGTATGCACCGATGGGACCACGGAGCTCCAGATCGTCCGAAATCCGGACCTCGTCCAGCAGAAAGGGCGACACCTCCCCGTCGGCGACGCGCTCGACGGTGATGGCGACTGCGGTGCCGTCGTTCGCGGAAGCGATCGAGTAGCTGCGTTGGGCCTGGTATCCGTCCGCAGCCGTCAACCGCAGATCCACATGCTGACCCGCTCGGTGCCCCGGCCAGCCGGGGACGTCGAGGACGAGCGTCGCGACCTGCGACGTCTCGGGACGCCTCGCGATCACGGTCGCGGTCCGCCAGCGCAAGGGCAAGGGCGCAGCGCTGGTCATGTGTCGCCTGTGTAGCGCTGCTCGCGCCAGGGGTCGCCGTAGATGTGATATCCCAGCGACTCCCAGAAGCCCGGATGGTCACCGTCGCGGAAACGGAGGCTGCGGACCCACTTGGCGCTCTTCCAGAAGTACAGGTGGGGAACCAGCAGGCGCGCCGGGCCGCCGTGGGCCGGCGTCAGGGGTTCGCCGCCGAAATGCGTCGCGACCATGGCCTTTCCATCGATAAGGTCCGCCACGGGCAGGTTCGTCGTGTATCCGCCGTCGCATTCGGCCGTGGCGAACATGCCCGGCGGGTTCGTCAGACCGGCCGCCTTGAGGAGGTCGTCCACGGTCACGCCGCGCCAGTGCGTGTCCAGCTTCGTCCATTTCGTGACGCAATGGATGTCCGCGGTCATCTCGGACTGCGGCAGGGCCTCGAAGTCGGCCCAGCTCAACACGGTTAGATCGCGCTCCGCGTCGCGCAGCGACAGCGACCAGCGCTCCAAGGGCGTTCGCGGCGTCGGGCCTGCGGTCAGCACGGGAAAATCCGAGACCAGATGCTGGCCGGGCGGGATGCGTCCCGAAGAGCGACCCGCCGGCCGACCTCGTCCTGAAAAGCCGCGAGTGATGACCATCAAGCAGTTCCCGAACCAATCCGACGACAAGGCATCAACGGTCCTCGCGGGCGGAAGGACCAGATAGCGAGCCCTTAGACGACATCCCATCGAGCTATGCGCAAGATGGCGCAGACGACGGCAGGATCGGGCCCATTCTCAGGTCGACACCAGGCTGACCAGACCCTGATCAGCGTTGCCTGAACTTGAGCGGCGAGGTTCCGGTGATGAGCTTGAACATCCTCGAGAACTGGGCCGCACTGTTGAAGCCGCATTCGCGGGCGACATCCCCCATGGACCCGTCGCCGGTAGACAGGAGATGCTTCGCCCGCTGGGTCCGTCGGATCAGCAGGTACCTGTACGGCGGCATTCCCGTGGCCGTCGCGAAGGCGCGGCTGAAATGGAAGGGGCTCGCTCCGGCGGCCGCCGCCAGATCCGTCAAGGCGACATCCTCGGCAAGGTTGGCCTCCATGAAGTCCAGCACCCGGCGCAGACGGTACGGCGCAATCGAATGCCGTTGTCTAAGCGGCGCCGACGGCGCGTTGGCATACGATCTGAGCAGGCGCAGTTGAAGCGAGTGCAGCAGGGTGTCGACGTAGAGGCGCGATGCCGAGGTCGTCCCTGCGATCTCCTCCAGCAACTCGAGAAACAGCGTCTGGAGGAGCGGGTCGCGGAAGCCGAGCCGATCCTCGAGGCACAACGCAGCATTGTCGCGGTCCAGCTCCTCCAAGCAGACGCGGTTAAGCAGGCTCGGCGCCAGGTAGATGTGCGCGAACTCGATCGGACCCTCGGTGTGCCAGTCGAAAGCCGCACCGGCTGGCACAATGGACAGTGCGCCTGTGTCCGTCTCGACCGATCTCGCACCGCCCTCTCCGCGACGAATGATTCGTTTGGGACCGCCAAGATGTATTGTCAGGTAATGCTGATCCAGCGCCGGCTGAACGATGTCGGAATCGACGTCGCACCACCAGCGGATCAGCGTCCTCGTCGATCCGCTCCCCTTGCTGCTCACCAGCGGCGGCGCGGAAATCCCGTCCCAGGATAAAGGGGAAACTGGATAGGGCAGGGCGCCTGGGCCAGTCATCAAGCTGGCCTCACACGGATCTCAGCAACGGTCTGGCCTTCATGCGATCGGAACTCGATACCGAGACCCTGGTTCCCGGATTCGCGTCGGCCCGTTCGATCCGAGCCGAGAGCCGATGTGCGATCGCGCTCACGATGCTGGTGCCCAGGCCGGCATGACGGAGCAGGGGGTCGGTGGGGATCCCGACGCCGTCGTCGACGACGGAGAGCGACCAGTCCTCGTCACGGCCCTCGTAGGTGACGTTGATCGTACCACCGCGGCCATCCGGGAAAGCGTGTCTCAACGCGTTGATGACTAGTTCGGTCACCACCAGCCCAATGCTCATCGAGAAATCGGCCGTGGCCATGCTGTCGTCGACCTTCACTTGAAGTTCCAGGTCCTGGTCGCCGTTCATCATCGAGGCGCGGAGGCTCTCGCAAAGCTCGGTCAGGTAGGCGCCCATCTCTACGTCGCTGTCCGTCACGGAAGAGAGATGGCGCTGGATCGCGGCTACGGACATGACGCGGTGGTGAGCGTCGTAGAGGTGGGTCCTCGTCTCCTCGGAATGGATCCGACCTGCGCTCTGCATCAGGACGCTGGCGATGATCTGCAGGCTGTTGGCGATACGGTGCTGCAGTTCTTTGAGGAGCACCGTCTTCTCATGCAGGACCTGTTCTCTGATCTTTTCGGCCAGACGCGCATCGGTGACGTCCGCGATCGTCAAGAGCAGTCGCGTGTTGTCGGGATCGCCGTAGTCCAACCTTTCCGCCCCGAGCACCAGGCGTCGGGAGCCTCGACCACGCTGGATGTGGTCGATCTCGTGCTTCCCCACCGGCGGATGACCGGAGATCGTGGCGCTGAGCAGCGAGCGGAGTCCGGGAACTTCCCATGCACCATCCTGTATTTCGTAGAGCGAGAGACCAGACCCGCACACGGGGTCCGTCTCGTAAATCTGGCTGAAGGACCGGCTCGCGGCGACGACGGTGCAGTCGCCGTCTAACAGGACGAGCGGCACTTCTGACGCGGCAATGATCGCCATGAGCAGACTGTTGACCGCTGAGGCGGCCATGACTTGTTCCGGCATCCGCGAAGACCTCGCTTCCAGCGACTCTAACGACAGGGTGTCTGCAGTCGATCACCGCGCATCCCTCACTTTACGTGATCGACTGCCGCCGACTCATCTCGTCTACCATGGAACCTCGACGTGGCTTACCTCCAACTGTGCGGTTACGCTCGAATCACGGCGAGCATCCAGCGAAAACTAGCTTATTGCTGCGATTTTAATGCGCTTCTTGCGCCGTAGTGCTCTTCCAGAAGCACACTTGGCAAAACGTCCGTAATACTTGGACTTCCGGTGATATTAGGATCCGAGGGTTCGATCCCGGCGATATGCTGGTCGCGAGCCTTCGAGCCGGCCCGCCGCGATCCCGCGACGTGGCCTCCGAAGCGGCGGCGTTTTGCAATGAATGTCACCGTTGATGTGTCGTCGCAGGAGAGCGATCACCGTGCCGGCGCCACGACCCACAAGGAGCACAGCGAAATGCGAAAGACCCTCCTGACCCTCTCCCTTCTCCTGATCACGGCGGCCGCGCCGGCGGTCGCCCAGGATGCAATGGCGAAGCATGACGCAATGCAGGCGGACACATCGAAGATGTCCGCAGCTGACACGCGCAAGATGAAGGCGTGCAACGCGATGTCCCACGACAAGATGATGAAGAACGCCGGCTGCAAGAAGCTCGCGGCCGCCCATCCCGACATGATGAAGCACGACGATGCGATGAAGTCGGCTCATTGAGCCTGCCGGCGTGAACGAGGTGCAGTGGCGTCTCGCCGTGGCCACGTCGTTCGGCAGAAGCCGCCTAGCCGGCGCCTACGTTCGTAGGCGCCGGCTTCACGGTTGGCCGGCCGCTTTCCTGGCGGGTCAGTCGCCGCTCTTTGGTCTCAGGCGCCAGCTCCGGCCAGGTAATGGCCGGATCTAGTCCTTGAAGACTACGGTCGACTGACGCGTGCGGTCGACGGTCAGCCGCGTCACGTCCGGACGGCTGTAGTGGCCCGCGGCATCGAAATTCTGCCGCTCGCGACGTACATTCGCATGGTCGAGCTCCGCGATGATCAACACCTCCCGGCCGATCTGGGGCGGAACGACGAACCGACCGTCCGGACCGGCGATTGCCGACCCGCCGTTGGCGAATGACCTCCGCCCGGACCTCCTCATCGCGTCCCCGGCGACGAAACCCCTGGGGATGTGCTCGGGCGCCATCACCGACGACGCTGAGACGACGTAGCTCCGATTTTCGCGAGCCATGAAGCGCGTGATGTCGGTCGTGTTGTGGTCGCCGCCGGGCCAAACCGCGACGTGGAGATCCTCACCTTGCGCGTAGAGGGCGGCGCGGGGGAGCGGCATCCAGTTCTCGTAGCAATTGAGACCGCCGACCCGGAACGGAGGCAGTGGGTGAGTCCGCAGGCCGTGACCGTCTCCCGCAGCCCAGACCAGGCGTTCCTCGTAGGTGGGCTGCAGCTTGCGATGTGCGCTCGCGATGTTCCCCTCGGGGTCGATGTACACAAGCGTGCAGTAGAGGCTGTGACCCCCGCGGTCGGGCGCGGCTTCGACGATACCTAGATAGATCGCCATGCCCGCCGTACGTGCGACGTCCTGCACGGAACCGAGATCACCGCGCTCGATGACTACGCCTTGCTCGAGATACCGGGAGAACAGATCCTTCTGGTGCGGATCGTCGAAGCGGGCACCAT containing:
- a CDS encoding cation:proton antiporter, which gives rise to MLGITAALGSRAMGLSPIVGYLMLGLGLRLAGLNMVLDGGTIAILAALGVVFLLFDIGLDFSFTHIRSHASDIFGLGPVQVLAGTVVFCGLALLAGFPLAAALIIGATLALSSTAVVARLIAERHQQNCPVGLTATAILIFQDVAAIFLLIVAGALETHTPLLPALIVALAKAAAAFGVALLLGRFVVRPAFAMIARSRNEEVFTGIALLVALAAGWATGSVGLSLTLGAFLGGMIIAETPYRAVVQSEIKPFRGLFLSFFFIAVGLSIDVAALLRVWPALLGVTAVLIAAKIAANAVASFSFRWSAPGSTQLSFLLAQGSEFAFVILSLSPIRQLVGERASAVLIASVAISLAVTPTLAEVGRNLAGRMRLRRPVPADPELVPHAEIEPVFIAGMGSAGRTLADALQAFGIGYAAIERDERRLRRAVADGYKVGFGDFADPRIWGPIALHGRRISVLTTPSFEVSHELSSSMLDLYPALTRIVIVHDEVEAQRFSSIGMLTVIDRSVPAGLDVAELVLRQLGVEPARITRWLVDEVARSLGPRPARAEAA
- a CDS encoding YkgB family protein, with the translated sequence MASMDASRPDETGPHDRTLGGGPDVERSGGWAITMALAIVFLWFGGLKFFSFEQQGLVGLISNNPLISWLYALFGVAGGAIFLGVFEIATGLLIAGRLLDPRLSVVGSAMGVWSFLLTLSCMFTTPGVIQSGYEGTPALSALPGAFLLKDVVLLSACWWHLGTSLREMRRRRRT
- a CDS encoding ferredoxin reductase, producing the protein MTSAAPLPLRWRTATVIARRPETSQVATLVLDVPGWPGHRAGQHVDLRLTAADGYQAQRSYSIASANDGTAVAITVERVADGEVSPFLLDEVRISDDLELRGPIGAYFVWNPEAGNPLLLIAGGSGVAPLMSILRARAQAPDPPAARLLYSSRDEASIIYRDELDRMATATGGPGILYTLTRERPTVWSGALGRIDRAMLERVGFPPTDEPLAFVCGPTPFVEQVAADLVALGYPGERIRTERFGPTGAVG
- a CDS encoding sulfite oxidase-like oxidoreductase, which produces MVITRGFSGRGRPAGRSSGRIPPGQHLVSDFPVLTAGPTPRTPLERWSLSLRDAERDLTVLSWADFEALPQSEMTADIHCVTKWTKLDTHWRGVTVDDLLKAAGLTNPPGMFATAECDGGYTTNLPVADLIDGKAMVATHFGGEPLTPAHGGPARLLVPHLYFWKSAKWVRSLRFRDGDHPGFWESLGYHIYGDPWREQRYTGDT
- a CDS encoding AraC family transcriptional regulator, with the protein product MTGPGALPYPVSPLSWDGISAPPLVSSKGSGSTRTLIRWWCDVDSDIVQPALDQHYLTIHLGGPKRIIRRGEGGARSVETDTGALSIVPAGAAFDWHTEGPIEFAHIYLAPSLLNRVCLEELDRDNAALCLEDRLGFRDPLLQTLFLELLEEIAGTTSASRLYVDTLLHSLQLRLLRSYANAPSAPLRQRHSIAPYRLRRVLDFMEANLAEDVALTDLAAAAGASPFHFSRAFATATGMPPYRYLLIRRTQRAKHLLSTGDGSMGDVARECGFNSAAQFSRMFKLITGTSPLKFRQR
- a CDS encoding sensor histidine kinase, coding for MAASAVNSLLMAIIAASEVPLVLLDGDCTVVAASRSFSQIYETDPVCGSGLSLYEIQDGAWEVPGLRSLLSATISGHPPVGKHEIDHIQRGRGSRRLVLGAERLDYGDPDNTRLLLTIADVTDARLAEKIREQVLHEKTVLLKELQHRIANSLQIIASVLMQSAGRIHSEETRTHLYDAHHRVMSVAAIQRHLSSVTDSDVEMGAYLTELCESLRASMMNGDQDLELQVKVDDSMATADFSMSIGLVVTELVINALRHAFPDGRGGTINVTYEGRDEDWSLSVVDDGVGIPTDPLLRHAGLGTSIVSAIAHRLSARIERADANPGTRVSVSSSDRMKARPLLRSV
- a CDS encoding carbon-nitrogen hydrolase family protein encodes the protein MIQMDVVRYPLSDATAPEDRLCVGIAQIAPVWFDRAATLTKTAEAARHAAAAGCELVCFGEALIPGYPFWLEHSDGARFDDPHQKDLFSRYLEQGVVIERGDLGSVQDVARTAGMAIYLGIVEAAPDRGGHSLYCTLVYIDPEGNIASAHRKLQPTYEERLVWAAGDGHGLRTHPLPPFRVGGLNCYENWMPLPRAALYAQGEDLHVAVWPGGDHNTTDITRFMARENRSYVVSASSVMAPEHIPRGFVAGDAMRRSGRRSFANGGSAIAGPDGRFVVPPQIGREVLIIAELDHANVRRERQNFDAAGHYSRPDVTRLTVDRTRQSTVVFKD